The Nitrospinota bacterium genomic sequence CATGCCCAACAGTGCGCCGAAAAATATCTGAAAAGCCTGCTTGTTTATCACGGAATCGATTTTCCCAAGACACATGATCTGGTCCTTTTAAGGAATTTGCTTCCTGCATCGGCTCCCGATGTCAATTTGGCCTGGCTGCGGACGCTAAACAGGTATTCAGTGGAAGCAAGATATCCTGGTGATTGGGAACCAATAACGAATGAGGAGGGAAAAGTGGCGGTGCAGATGGCGAAAGAAATCAAAAAAGCGTCAATCGGCTATTTGCAGTCAAAACTTTAAGAAAAACTATCCTTTCCCTATCCTCTCCATCCCCCCCATATATGGCCGCAGCGCTTCGGGGATCGTGATTGAGCCGTCCGCCTGCTGGCAGTTCTCCATTATCGCCACCACTGTGCGCCCGACAGCAAGGCCGGAGCCGTTTAACGTGTGGGCGAATTCGGCCTTTGCCTTTTTGTCCCGCTTGAATTTCAGGTTCATCCGGCGGGCCTGGTAATCGGTGAAATTGGAGCAGGAGGAAATCTCGCGGTATCTCCCCTGGCTGGGTATCCACACTTCAAGATCGTACGTGCGCGCGGACGAAAATCCCAGGTCGCCAGCGCAAAGGGCGATCACCCGGTATGGCAGATTCAGCCTTTTCAATATCTCTTCCGCGTCCGCCGTCAGGCTTTCAAGTTCCGCCTCGCTATCTTCCGGCTTCACGATTTTCACCAGTTCCACTTTATTGAACTGGTGCTGGCGGATAAGCCCAGTGGTGTCCTTGCCATACGATCCGGCCTCGGAGCGGAAACAGGGGGTGTGCGCGGCCATCTTGATGGGGAGCTGTTCACCGTCCAGTATTTCACCGGCGTACATATTCGTCACCGGGACTTCCGCTGTGGGAATCAGCCAAAGGTCCCTCCCTTCAAGCTTGAAAAGCTCCTGGGAGAATTTCGGGAGCTGGCCGGTGCCGGTCATGGTCTCCGATGTGACCATATAGGGGGGGAGTATCTCGGTATAGCCGCGCTCGTTTATGTGCAGGTCGAGCATAAAGTTGATCAACGCCCGTTCCAGCCTTGCTCCGGCGCCCCGGTAAAGAGAGAATCTGGCCCCTGAAAGCTTCGCGGCGCGGGGAAAGTCCAGCACGCCAAGGCTTTCGCCCAGTTCCACATGCGATTTCGGGGCAAAGCCCAGCTCGGATGGCGTT encodes the following:
- a CDS encoding HEPN domain-containing protein, giving the protein MSAPPDRAKLAQQWIEKAEHDLLNAEHTLTLMDNCPYDTVCFHAQQCAEKYLKSLLVYHGIDFPKTHDLVLLRNLLPASAPDVNLAWLRTLNRYSVEARYPGDWEPITNEEGKVAVQMAKEIKKASIGYLQSKL
- the serS gene encoding serine--tRNA ligase; translation: MLDIKLVRENAAQVIKQLGRRGGEDFGLEAVISQDAQRRGMTTASEELLKTRNEMSRKIGEMKKTGGDTEALQAQVREMGDSIKGYEEKLREIEDKIRFSLLCVPNIPNDATPDGKSEADNVEIRRWGTPSELGFAPKSHVELGESLGVLDFPRAAKLSGARFSLYRGAGARLERALINFMLDLHINERGYTEILPPYMVTSETMTGTGQLPKFSQELFKLEGRDLWLIPTAEVPVTNMYAGEILDGEQLPIKMAAHTPCFRSEAGSYGKDTTGLIRQHQFNKVELVKIVKPEDSEAELESLTADAEEILKRLNLPYRVIALCAGDLGFSSARTYDLEVWIPSQGRYREISSCSNFTDYQARRMNLKFKRDKKAKAEFAHTLNGSGLAVGRTVVAIMENCQQADGSITIPEALRPYMGGMERIGKG